TTCGCCGCAGCGCGGCgagtaaaaaaactagtttaattAAATCtcaaataatcaatttttttttataaataaaaacaaGCTCCAGATTGTTGAACCCACATACTCCAGTCCATGGTTGCAAAGGTCGTTATACGCTCTCTAGTCAGTAGACCGAAAGACATCCAAACCTAACTCGTTTGTTGAATTCCTTATTTATTGCACCGATAGCCTTCAAACACCCCCTACCGAGCTGTTTATAGGAACCAGATTGTCTGACCGACCTCCATTGGGAATGGCAGCCCCGAAACCTCCACCACCTCTTCGCCATAAGACCCAAGTTGAGCTCCCTACACCTAATCTGCCTTTCTTCTTGGATCTTAGAACCCAATCCCAAGCTATCCACCTAATCTTTCTTCCCATACTTGCCCCGTCCCATAAGAATTTTCTCCGTATACCTTCTAAAGTTTTAATTAAACTGACTCCATCAACCACAGCTCTTTTGAACCGTTGACTTACTGTCATCCATCTGAGTGAACAGATACGCCAATCTAACTACCCATGACATTTGATTCGGCTATCTCcttctcaaccaatcagattCTTGTATGTGTACAACTGTCCATCAAATGAGTCAACTCACCTAACCCACCTATCACAAGCCTAGTACAAAAGGGACCTAAATATCATTCTATTCTAATCACATAACCAAAGAGAACACAATTTAAAAACACACCACTTTAAACTCGCAgcttgtgttaagattgcttatTACCAAAAGGCCCAATACGTATCACATTACCAGTTTAAATAAGTAGTCCCAAAACTGTCTAACAAGTAAATAAACAGTTTTAACTATTGACTGGAAGCGAgattgtttggattggaaggagcCTAAGCCTAGAATTGGTGGCATTTTATGCTAGATCACACAGGCCAAACTCCGGTTACAAAGCCGCATGAGGTGGTGCTACACTGGGGGCCAAACTACAGTTACAAAGCCACATGAGGTGGTAGTACACTGGGTCACACAGGCCAAACTCCTGttgaagtttttatttttattaataaaatgatATGAATTTAACATACCTTTTATCATTACTCACTAAAAGCAACCTATTTGAAATTGATATATGCTGAATCACGTTGGATAATTTACTCAAttaaaaaatgtaaataaaacAATAGAagaactaaactaaactaaagtCAATATCACATGTATAGCAGGTTTACCAAAAACAACTTTAGAAGTGAGTACACCACATCATAACAAGAATACAAaatcttttgttttcaaacatcctCTCAACACCAACCAAAACTGCTAATTCTGGTTCTTAAATCTTATTAAACCTCCtcaaaataaacacatgtttgtttgtttagctcCATCTTCTTCTATCCTCTTCCTCATCAACAGGAGTATACCAAGAAGGCCTTCTCTTCGAATTACTCAATCTATAATTCAAATAAACCTCTTCATCCCTAATCAACCTAGTCGCAACAAGCGCAACACTCTTCATAACCGGACCCGTCTGTTGACCATCGTTTGACTCGCCTCGCGACTTAAACCAAAAACTCCCAAATCGTTTCATCTTCACTTCTTCCACACCCCCGAAAACAACATTCGGTATATACGCTCGAATACCCTTTTCGTTCAACGGAAAATCATAAGGGCAGACCATAACATTCGGTTCCGTACCCTTAGCAGGGTGGTTTGCGAAATGAGCTAACGCTAACGGGTTTCTTCGCTCCAAAACCTCACCGGTAAACCCGACCCGTGACGCTTCTAACGGTTTGCTTAACATCTTCCACACCCGGTCCGACCCCGTCTCGGAACGTGCTTCACTCGGGTGGGGCCGATAAACGCTAGACTGCGTCCACGCTTCCCTCGTTTCACCACCCGTACCCCAAGGTTGACCGTTAATTACGGTCCCGTCGTAGCGGGTTATAAGATACGGGTTTCGTGCATCGACTCTTGGGTATCCGGGGATGTAACGGTAATACGCGGGAGAGTAGATTACACCTGGGTAGAGTGCTATTACCGAGCCGACATCTGCTTCACCGTCTACGAATAAACCCCGGCCCGCCTGTTCGTGAGGAATTTGAGACGGTTTGAGCTCAAGGGTGTAGCCCATTAGCTCTTTTAACCTTTGGCGTGACTCTGCAAAAGTCAACGGTTTTGTCTCGGGGATATCTGTGCTGAAAATTTCATCGTTAATTAAATTTGTAACAAAACAACTTATAATAGAAGTTCAAGACTTGAGTAGGGCTGTACAAAAACCTCACGACTCGGAGCTCGCTTGAAGCTTGCttggatttagctcggaaaaagctcgctcgacatggctcggttagaaagtgagcctagctcagCTCGACTCATAACGAGCCGGATTGGAtcggtttggctcgcttggtagctcggctcggcttagctcggattattttacttataatatattttatttatatacacattataatatattataaaaaaatagattattatttacatgtattcaGGAGTGTAATTTGATATATATCGCATATTTGAAGGTTGATTACTATGTtaatgaactaatattgtatttcattaaaatttaaaacttattttctgTTGTTGAATTGATTTTGGATATGTTCTTTTGAagtattaaataatattttatactaCTGAATTTTCAGAGCTATGTATTACATTTCTTTTTAcaatcgagccaaaccaagccgagcccgagcttagattttcagctcggtttcaaatccggGCCGAGctgagccagctcggtttataatcgagccgagccagAGCTTGCCcaggctcggctcatgaacagccctagACTTGAGTGATAAAAATTTACCAACTTGCGTGTTCGGTGGGGCGTTTCGACCAATTGCAAGACTAAGGCCACTACGACGAGGAGGAGTGGTGTGTTGTTGCGATGATTCATCATCGGATTTCGATTCAGGAAGTAGAATATGATCCATAAACGTGCAGAAGTTCGTAATTTGAGAATGAATGTTTTCTTGAACCTGTTTTTCTTGATCCGCTAGGTCCGATTTACTTGCCATGTTTATAATCTCCTCGATATCTGCTTCTTCAGCATCCTTTCCCACCCGGTTATAGCTGCAAACGATACGTTACTAAATCAGTATTCTTGTATGATATAAATAAATCACGCGtgttatgttttataaaaagaatATGACCTGGTATAGAGGAAGAGCCGATTTATGTCTGTTTCGAAT
The sequence above is drawn from the Helianthus annuus cultivar XRQ/B chromosome 12, HanXRQr2.0-SUNRISE, whole genome shotgun sequence genome and encodes:
- the LOC110895540 gene encoding uncharacterized protein LOC110895540; its protein translation is MAVLFQKFQKFVGTLAKSPTFAKDPRRLQFETDINRLFLYTSYNRVGKDAEEADIEEIINMASKSDLADQEKQVQENIHSQITNFCTFMDHILLPESKSDDESSQQHTTPPRRSGLSLAIGRNAPPNTQVDIPETKPLTFAESRQRLKELMGYTLELKPSQIPHEQAGRGLFVDGEADVGSVIALYPGVIYSPAYYRYIPGYPRVDARNPYLITRYDGTVINGQPWGTGGETREAWTQSSVYRPHPSEARSETGSDRVWKMLSKPLEASRVGFTGEVLERRNPLALAHFANHPAKGTEPNVMVCPYDFPLNEKGIRAYIPNVVFGGVEEVKMKRFGSFWFKSRGESNDGQQTGPVMKSVALVATRLIRDEEVYLNYRLSNSKRRPSWYTPVDEEEDRRRWS